One segment of Panicum virgatum strain AP13 chromosome 3K, P.virgatum_v5, whole genome shotgun sequence DNA contains the following:
- the LOC120699997 gene encoding protein DA1-related 1-like isoform X1, with the protein MVGESSRCRNLESMVQDIQAKLCKLSLELLSDITDNFSDEREIGRGGFGVVYKGVLENADVVAVKKLVSMPGVNDVQFENEVYHLMMLKHKNIVRFLGYCFETRHLCILHNGRYCFAEMPEKLLCLEYLPNGSLDRHISDESCGLDWHKRYGIIRGICSGLHYLHEESQTNTPIIHLDLKPGNILLTNEMVPRIADFGLSRLFGEQQSHIYATNTGGSFGYMAPEYLHKGIITKKSDIFSLGVIVIEIITGRRDTPDSTGLSMPDFIENVLEKWRNRLEDSRCTSLEKSCQQIRRCIEMGLNCVQFDETNRPTVKEIIDSLKRQDDMNLHVINEEKLPADQVEQLARAPQESLNAGSPPRQNVPDENVPHRRTCAGCDDPIGHGRFLSCMGSVWHPECFRCFACIKPISEYEFSMRKDQPYHRSCYKECFHPKCDVCDNFIPTNRHGLIEYRAHPFWMQKYCPSHEDDGTPRCCSCERMEVLPRVIEYATLDDGRKLCFECRLNSIMDTPECQHVCMDIQEFFEGLNMKVEQQIPSLLVERQALNEALEAEKNSALFKGHHLPETRGLCLSEEQIVRTILKRPQIGRGNRILDVITGPYKLSRQCEVTAILILYGLPRLLTGSILAHEMMHAYLRLKGFRNLSIEVEEGICQVLSHLWLESEIIAGSSSNVASSSSAPTFKKGTMTEFEKKLGAFFKNQIETDSSEVYGGGFRAGYLAVQRYGLRTTLDQMKLTGSFPC; encoded by the exons ATGGTTGGTGAATCTAGCAGATGTCGTAACCTGGAGAGTATGGTACAAGACATACAAGCAAAACTATGCAAGCTATCATTAGAACTTTTATCAGATATCACAGACAACTTCTCAGATGAGCGAGAGATTGGCAGAGGTGGTTTTGGAGTGGTTTATAAG GGAGTGCTCGAAAATGCGGATGTAGTTGCTGTGAAGAAGCTTGTGTCCATGCCAGGAGTTAATGATGTACAATTTGAGAACGAGGTTTATCATCTTATGATGCTTAAGCACAAAAATATAGTTCGTTTTCTAGGATACTGCTTTGAAACACGACATCTATGCATACTGCATAACGGGAGATAttgttttgcggagatgccagAAAAGTTGCTTTGCTTGGAATATCTGCCAAATGGAAGCCTTGACAGACATATTTCAG ATGAATCTTGTGGACTTGATTGGCACAAGCGTTACGGAATAATTAGGGGCATCTGTTCTGGTTTACATTACCTTCATGAGGAAAGCCAAACAAATACTCCGATAATACACTTGGATCTAAAGCCTGGCAATATATTGCTAACAAATGAGATGGTGCCGAGAATTGCGGATTTTGGTCTCTCCAGGCTCTTTGGTGAACAACAATCTCATATTTATGCTACGAATACGGGTGGATCATT TGGTTACATGGCACCAGAATACTTGCACAAAGGAATAATAACAAAGAAGTCAGACATATTCAGCTTGGGAGTAATAGTCATAGAAATAATCACTGGACGCAGAGACACCCCTGATAGTACTGGGTTGTCTATGCCGGATTTCATTGAGAAT GTGCTTGAAAAGTGGAGGAATCGCTTGGAAGACTCAAGGTGCACATCACTGGAAAAGAGTTGCCAGCAAATAAGAAGATGCATTGAAATGGGTCTAAACTGTGTGCAATTTGATGAGACTAACAGACCCACAGTAAAAGAAATTATCGATAGTCTTAAAAGGCAGGATGATATGAATTTACATGTTATCAATGAGGAAAAGTTACCGGCAGACCAGGTAGAACAACTTGCACGAGCACCGCAGGAGAGCCTGAATGCCGGATCTCCTCCTCGACAGAATGTTCCTGATGAGAATGTACCTCATCGACG GACTTGTGCTGGATGCGATGACCCAATTGGCCATGGCCGTTTCCTTAGTTGTATGGGTTCAGTTTGGCATCCTGAGTGCTTCAgatgttttgcttgcatcaaGCCCATATCCGAGTATGAG TTTTCTATGCGCAAAGATCAGCCCTACCACAGATCCTGCTACAAAGAGTGTTTTCATCCAAAATGCGATGTTTGTGACAACTTT ATTCCAACAAATAGACATGGCCTCATTGAATACCGAGCACATCCTTTCTGGATGCAGAAGTACTGTCCTTCACATGAAGATGATGGCACTCCTAGGTGCTGCAGTTGTGAAAGAATGGAG GTGTTGCCTAGAGTGATCGAGTACGCAACATTAGATGATGGGAGGAAACTCTGCTTTGAATGCCGCCTCAATTCAATAATGGATACTCCAGAATGTCAACACGTTTGTATGGACATTCAAGAATTTTTTGAAGGTTTGAACATGAAAGTAGAACAGCAAATTCCATCACTTTTGGTTGAGAGACAGGCTCTGAATGAAGCATTGGAAGCTGAGAAAAAT TCTGCTTTGTTTAAGGGGCACCACCTACCCGAAACCAGAGGTCTATGTCTTTCTGAAGAGCAAATTGTCAGAACG ATCTTAAAAAGACCACAGATCGGGCGAGGAAACAGAATCCTAGATGTGATTACAGGACCATACAAGCTGTCTCGGCAGTGTGAAGTGACTGCGATCCTTATATTATATGGTCTACCAAG GTTACTAACTGGATCCATTCTTGCCCACGAGATGATGCATGCATATCTTCGTCTCAAAG GTTTCCGAAATCTTAGTATTGAGGTTGAAGAGGGCATCTGCCAAGTTCTGTCCCACCTGTGGCTAGAGTCAGAAATCATCGCTGGTTCCAGTAGCAACGTCGCATCGTCATCTTCAGCACCTACCTTCAAGAAGGGCACGATGACCGAATTTGAGAAGAAGCTCGGAGCATTCTTCAAGAACCAGATCGAGACGGATTCTTCCGAGGTATATGGAGGTGGGTTCAGAGCTGGCTACCTGGCTGTCCAGCGCTATGGCTTGAGGACGACCCTTGATCAAATGAAGCTGACAGGGTCTTTCCCCTGTTGA
- the LOC120699994 gene encoding probable tetraacyldisaccharide 4'-kinase, mitochondrial has protein sequence MEEKARQLVARLAATPDSAVRYLPFVHRVLTVPLLSAASAVLRLTLLLSRLRPRRALPVPVVSVGNLTWGGSGKTPMVDFLARSFHRLGISPLLLTRGYAGGDEPKMLRRRLSDTSAKIGVGANRAAVAFSMLRKYGYIHHSKTFCAESKPSSTSKLQSGKIGVAILDDGMQHWSLLRDVEIVMVNGLAPWGNTHFIPRGPMREPLSALGRADIVVIHNADLASEVQLKAIRSTIEENAATCSVFYSRLVPSHIFEVKKPLGKIPLNVLNDKIVLCVSAIGCPNAFIHTVREMGPLKIDRIDFSDHHFFNAHDLKIIQETVRNLMDQHGKDAIILITEKDYDRDPEALTTLDAKVWVLSSSLQIMPHKEQGENEFMRKVKEIIMITGRAKPHVVDWTPS, from the exons atggaggagaaggcgagacAGCTCgtcgcccgcctcgccgccacccCGGACTCCGCCGTCCGGTACCTCCCCTTCGTCCACCGCGTCCTCACCGTGCCCCTCCTCTCCGCCGCGTCCGCCGTCCTCCGCCTGACCCTGCTCCTCTCGcggctccgcccgcgccgcgccctgcCCGTCCCCGTCGTCAGCGTCGGCAACCTCACCTGGGGCGGGAGCGGCAAGACGCCCATGGTCGACTTCTTGGCCCGCAGCTTCCACCGCCTCGGCATCTCGCCGCTCCTGCTAACGAGG GGCTATGCAGGCGGTGATGAGCCAAAGATGCTCCGGAGGCGCCTTTCTGATACTTCAGCCAAGATTGGGGTCGGTGCAAATAGAGCAGCAGTGGCTTTTTCCATGCTGCGAAAATATGGCTACATCCATCATTCTAAAACCTTCTGTGCTGAGAGCAAGCCTTCGTCAACTAGCAAACTGCAATCTGGTAAAATTGGAGTAGCCATATTAGATGACGGTATGCag CATTGGAGCTTGCTCAGAGATGTTGAGATTGTGATGGTTAATGGGTTGGCTCCGTGGGGAAACACTCATTTCATTCCACGAGGACCCATGAGAGAACCTTTGAGTGCACTTGGTCGAGCTGATATTGTGGTCATTCATAATGCTGATCTG GCTTCTGAAGTGCAACTTAAAGCAATCAGGTCTACAATAGAGGAAAATGCAGCAACTTGCTCAGTGTTCTATAGCAGATTGGTTCCATCACATATTTTTGAAGTTAAGAAACCATTAGGGAAAATTCCTCTTAATGTTTTGAATGATAAGATCGTGCTATGTGTTTCTGCTATTGGCTGCCCCAATGCGTTCATTCATACAGTCAGAGAG ATGGGTCCACTTAAAATTGATAGGATCGATTTCAGTGATCACCATTTCTTCAATGCACAT GACCTCAAGATAATCCAAGAAACCGTGAGGAATCTCATGGATCAGCATGGCAAAGATGCCATCATCTTAATTACCGAGAAG GATTATGATCGTGATCCAGAGGCCCTTACAACATTGGATGCAAAGGTTTGGGTGCTGTCTTCTTCGTTGCAGATTATGCCTCACAAGGAACAAGGAGAAAATGAATTTATGAGGAAAGTAAAGGAGATTATCATGATTACTGGGCGTGCAAAGCCACATGTGGTGGATTGGACCCCAAGTTGA
- the LOC120699999 gene encoding probable diaminopimelate decarboxylase, chloroplastic, with protein sequence MAAANMLSRSLLPALNPSPSAHRNRGTAAVSFPRARRLSSVRASVSTASPSPPPQPAAAAPPKHCFSRGADGYLYCEGVRVENAMAAAARSPFYLYSKPQVLRNFAAYREALGGLRSVVGYAVKANNNLPVLRLLRELGCGAVLVSGNELRLALQAGFDPTRCIFNGNGKTLEDLKLAAESGVFVNVDSEFDLENIVRAARATGKRVPVLLRINPDVDPQVHPYVATGNKTSKFGIRNEKLQWFLDSIKSYSNDIKLVGVHCHLGSTITKVDIFRDAAVLMVNFVDEIRAQGFELEYLNIGGGLGIDYHHTDAVLPTPMDLINTVRELVLSRDLTLIIEPGRSLIANTCCFVNRVTGVKSNGTKNFIVVDGSMAELIRPSLYGAYQHIELVSPPSPGAEVATFDIVGPVCESADFLGKDRELPTPDEGAGLVVHDAGAYCMSMASTYNLKLRPPEYWVEEDGSIVKIRHEEKLDDYMKFFDGLPA encoded by the exons atggcggcggcgaacaTGCTCTCGcgctccctcctccccgccctaaaccctagcccgTCCGCCCACCGGAACcgcggcaccgccgccgtctccttCCCCCGGGCCCGCCGCCTGTCATCCGTGCGCGCCTCCGTCTCCACGGCctccccgtccccgccgccgcagccggcggccgcggcgccgccgaagCACTGCTTCAGCCGCGGAGCCGATGGGTACCTGTACTGCGAGGGGGTGCGGGTGGAGaacgcgatggcggcggcggcgcggagccccTTCTACCTCTACAGCAAGCCGCAGGTCCTCCGCAACTTCGCCGCCTACCGCGAGGCGCTCGGGGGGCTCCGCTCCGTCGTGGGGTACGCCGTCAAGGCCAACAACAACCTCCCCGTGCTGCGCCTCCTGCGCGAGctcggctgcggcgccgtgctcGTCAGCGGCAACGAGCTCCGCCTCGCGCTACAAGCGGGATTCGACCCCACCAG GTGTATATTTAacggaaatgggaagacattgGAAGATCTCAAGTTAGCTGCTGAGAGCGGGGTATTTGTAAATGTGGACAGCGAATTTGATTTGGAGAATATTGTCAGAGCTGCAAGGGCTACAGGAAAGAGAGTGCCTGTTTTGCTTAGAATAAATCCAGATGTGGATCCGCAG GTACATCCGTATGTTGCCACTGGAAATAAAACTTCCAAATTCGGGATCCGCAATGAGAAATTGCAATGGTTTCTGGACTCTATCAAGTCATACTCGAATGATATCAAGTTGGTTGGTGTTCATTGTCATCTGGGGTCTACTATTACAAAG GTTGATATATTCAGAGATGCTGCAGTTCTTATGGTAAATTTTGTTGATGAAATTCGAGCACAAGGTTTTGAGTTGGAGTACCTGAACATCGGAGGTGGTTTGGGAATAGATTACCACCACACCGATGCAGTCTTGCCTACACCTATGGATCTCATCAACACT GTGCGAGAATTAGTTCTCTCTCGAGATCTTACTCTTATCATTGAACCTGGAAGATCCTTGATTGCTAATACTTGCTGCTTCGTCAATAGAGTAACTGGTGTTAAATCTAACGGTACGAAGAATTTCATTGTTGTTGATGGCAGCATGGCAGAACTCATCAGACCTAGTCTGTATGGAGCATACCAG CATATCGAACTGGTCTCTCCCCCCTCTCCTGGTGCCGAAGTAGCTACCTTTGATATTGTCGGACCAGTTTGTGAGTCTGCAGATTTCCTTGGAAAAGATAGGGAGCTTCCAACACCTGATGAG GGAGCTGGACTGGTTGTTCATGATGCAGGTGCCTACTGCATGAGCATGGCTTCCACCTACAACCTGAAGTTGAGACCGCCAGAGTACTGG GTGGAAGAGGACGGTTCTATCGTAAAGATCAGACATGAAGAGAAGCTTGATGACTACATGAAGTTCTTTGATGGTCTTCCAGCTTAG
- the LOC120699995 gene encoding protein DA1-like isoform X2, whose translation MSWLNKIFKGSVNRVSRGHYDGDWHEGHSSDYNRDTYGDSDNEDIDRAIALSLAEENQNKGKVAIDTHYNLDEDEQLARALQESLNAESPPRQNVPVENVPRRWNVPIEDVPSRQYVPAKEPPPHVYPASGFRTCAGCHNPIGHGRFLSCMGSVWHPECFRCFACNKPISEYEFAMHDDQPYHRSCYKEFFHPKCDVCDNFIPTNRDGLIEYRAHPFWMQKYCPSHEDDGTPRCCSCERMEPREIKYITLDDGRKLCLECLNSSIMDTPECQHLYMDIQEFFEGLNMKVEQQIPLLLVERQALNEALEAEKNGHHLPETRGLCLSEEQIVRTILKRPQIGPGNRILDMITGPYKLSRRCEVTAILILYGLPRLQTGSILAHEMMHAYLRLKGNLFMLTFFSWTSHASSSLYALILPFFFHKKDNFYSYC comes from the exons ATGAGCTGGTTAAATAAAATTTTCAAGGGTTCAGTAAATAGAGTTTCAAGGGGTCACTATGACGGAGACTGGCATGAAGGCCATTCATCTGATTACAACAGA GATACTTATGGTGACAGTGATAATGAAGATATAGATCGTGCTATTGCATTATCGCTAGCAGAGGAAAATCAAAATAAGGGAAAGGTGGCTATTG ATACTCACTATAATTTGGATGAAGACGAACAACTTGCACGAGCACTGCAGGAGAGCCTGAATGCCGAATCTCCTCCTCGACAGAATGTTCCTGTTGAGAACGTACCTCGTCGATGGAATGTTCCTATTGAGGATGTGCCTTCTCGACAGTATGTTCCAGCAAAGGAGCCACCTCCACATGTTTACCCAGCAAGTGGATTCAG GACTTGTGCTGGATGCCATAACCCAATTGGCCATGGCCGTTTCCTTAGTTGTATGGGTTCAGTTTGGCATCCCGAGTGCTTCAGATGTTTTGCTTGCAACAAGCCCATATCCGAGTATGAG TTTGCCATGCACGACGATCAGCCGTACCACAGATCCTGCTACAAAGAGTTTTTTCATCCAAAATGCGATGTTTGTGACAACTTT ATTCCAACGAATAGAGATGGCCTCATTGAGTACCGAGCACATCCTTTCTGGATGCAGAAGTACTGTCCTTCACATGAAGATGATGGCACTCCTAGGTGCTGCAGTTGTGAAAGAATGGAG CCTAGAGAGATCAAGTATATAACATTAGATGACGGGAGGAAACTCTGCTTGGAATGCCTCAATTCTTCAATAATGGATACTCCAGAATGTCAACACCTTTACATGGACATTCAGGAATTTTTTGAAGGTTTGAACATGAAAGTAGAACAGCAAATTCCATTACTTTTGGTTGAGAGACAGGCTCTGAATGAAGCATTAGAAGCTGAGAAAAAT GGGCACCACCTACCCGAAACCAGAGGTCTATGTCTTTCTGAAGAGCAAATTGTCAGAACG ATCTTAAAAAGACCACAGATTGGGCCAGGAAACAGAATCCTAGATATGATTACAGGACCATACAAGCTGTCTCGGCGGTGTGAAGTGACTGCGATCCTTATATTATATGGTCTACCAAG GTTACAAACTGGCTCCATTCTTGCCCACGAGATGATGCATGCATATCTTCGTCTCAAAGGTAACTTGTTTATGCTAACATTTTTTTCTTGGACCTCACATGCATCGTCATCACTTTATGCACT TATTTTGCCTTTTTTCTTCCATAAAAAGGACAATTTCTACTCCTATTGCTGA
- the LOC120699995 gene encoding protein DA1-related 1-like isoform X1 codes for MSWLNKIFKGSVNRVSRGHYDGDWHEGHSSDYNRDTYGDSDNEDIDRAIALSLAEENQNKGKVAIDTHYNLDEDEQLARALQESLNAESPPRQNVPVENVPRRWNVPIEDVPSRQYVPAKEPPPHVYPASGFRTCAGCHNPIGHGRFLSCMGSVWHPECFRCFACNKPISEYEFAMHDDQPYHRSCYKEFFHPKCDVCDNFIPTNRDGLIEYRAHPFWMQKYCPSHEDDGTPRCCSCERMEPREIKYITLDDGRKLCLECLNSSIMDTPECQHLYMDIQEFFEGLNMKVEQQIPLLLVERQALNEALEAEKNGHHLPETRGLCLSEEQIVRTILKRPQIGPGNRILDMITGPYKLSRRCEVTAILILYGLPRLQTGSILAHEMMHAYLRLKGFRNLSIEVEEGICQVLSHLWLESEIIAGSSSNVASSSTATSSSSSSAPTSKKGAKTEFEKKLGAFIKNQIETDSSEAYGGGFRAGYPAVERYGLRRTLDHIKLTGSFPY; via the exons ATGAGCTGGTTAAATAAAATTTTCAAGGGTTCAGTAAATAGAGTTTCAAGGGGTCACTATGACGGAGACTGGCATGAAGGCCATTCATCTGATTACAACAGA GATACTTATGGTGACAGTGATAATGAAGATATAGATCGTGCTATTGCATTATCGCTAGCAGAGGAAAATCAAAATAAGGGAAAGGTGGCTATTG ATACTCACTATAATTTGGATGAAGACGAACAACTTGCACGAGCACTGCAGGAGAGCCTGAATGCCGAATCTCCTCCTCGACAGAATGTTCCTGTTGAGAACGTACCTCGTCGATGGAATGTTCCTATTGAGGATGTGCCTTCTCGACAGTATGTTCCAGCAAAGGAGCCACCTCCACATGTTTACCCAGCAAGTGGATTCAG GACTTGTGCTGGATGCCATAACCCAATTGGCCATGGCCGTTTCCTTAGTTGTATGGGTTCAGTTTGGCATCCCGAGTGCTTCAGATGTTTTGCTTGCAACAAGCCCATATCCGAGTATGAG TTTGCCATGCACGACGATCAGCCGTACCACAGATCCTGCTACAAAGAGTTTTTTCATCCAAAATGCGATGTTTGTGACAACTTT ATTCCAACGAATAGAGATGGCCTCATTGAGTACCGAGCACATCCTTTCTGGATGCAGAAGTACTGTCCTTCACATGAAGATGATGGCACTCCTAGGTGCTGCAGTTGTGAAAGAATGGAG CCTAGAGAGATCAAGTATATAACATTAGATGACGGGAGGAAACTCTGCTTGGAATGCCTCAATTCTTCAATAATGGATACTCCAGAATGTCAACACCTTTACATGGACATTCAGGAATTTTTTGAAGGTTTGAACATGAAAGTAGAACAGCAAATTCCATTACTTTTGGTTGAGAGACAGGCTCTGAATGAAGCATTAGAAGCTGAGAAAAAT GGGCACCACCTACCCGAAACCAGAGGTCTATGTCTTTCTGAAGAGCAAATTGTCAGAACG ATCTTAAAAAGACCACAGATTGGGCCAGGAAACAGAATCCTAGATATGATTACAGGACCATACAAGCTGTCTCGGCGGTGTGAAGTGACTGCGATCCTTATATTATATGGTCTACCAAG GTTACAAACTGGCTCCATTCTTGCCCACGAGATGATGCATGCATATCTTCGTCTCAAAG GTTTCCGAAATCTTAGTATTGAGGTTGAAGAGGGCATCTGCCAAGTTCTGTCCCACCTGTGGCTAGAGTCAGAAATCATAGCTGGTTCTAGTAGCAACGTCGCATCCAGCTCAACAGCAAcgtcgtcatcgtcatcttcaGCACCTACCTCCAAGAAGGGCGCGAAGACCGAATTCGAGAAGAAGCTCGGGGCATTCATCAAGAACCAGATTGAAACGGATTCTTCCGAAGCATATGGAGGTGGGTTCAGAGCTGGCTACCCGGCTGTCGAGCGCTATGGCTTGAGAAGGACCCTGGATCATATTAAGCTGACAGGGTCTTTCCCCTATTGA
- the LOC120700000 gene encoding phosphatidylinositol-glycan biosynthesis class X protein-like, with protein MAVAGGPCLLTVALAAAWISAAAASSSPEQAGRSQKSINCIPCSRTYIGDEYLYTFTDQLTPHRGLAEMSDSGELCKGLTDAVEVPTLSELHRQLVGEGSHRRLVYSVKFGARQDAMVNFLDGYDAHLVIIEKLPNGVFADPFELQHFVERKVFLDVAVFGDTNLELPSALSNRSTVEIHFDLKPSTLTNCNIVIDLPLHARYPPLDASGHATVEFGSPDLLLRYRKKEISSGSCLWVLKDLEAAPVEKAAWRIPCGDEAHIGFVSSVTFLSALVCSMSIVLAILVF; from the exons ATGGCAGTGGCGGGCGGCCCGTGCTTGCTCACcgtggcgctcgccgccgcttggatctccgccgcggccgcctcgtcGTCGCCTGAGCAG GCAGGTAGAAGCCAGAAATCCATCAATTGTATTCCCTGCTCTAGGACGTACATTGGCGATGAATATCTCTACACCTTCACTGACCAGCTTACTCCCCACCGTGGCTTGGCCGAAATGTCTGACTCTGGTGAATTGTGCAAAGGGCTTACTGATGCTGTTGAAGTGCCTACACTCTCAGAACTGCACCGGCAACTGGTTGGTGAAGGTTCTCACCGTCGTCTAGTCTATTCAGTGAAATTTGGTGCCCGTCAAGATGCCATGGTTAATTTCCTTGATGGCTATGATGCCCATCTGGTGATAATTGAGAAGCTCCCGAATGGGGTGTTTGCTGACCCATTTGAGCTACAGCATTTTGTTGAACGCAAAG TTTTCCTTGACGTTGCTGTTTTTGGAGACACCAACCTTGAACTACCCTCAGCTTTATCCAACAGGTCAACTGTTGAGATTCATTTTGATCTCAAGCCCAGCACTTTAACAAACTGTAACATTGTAATAGACCTGCCTCTCCATGCTAGATACCCG CCTCTTGATGCCAGTGGGCATGCAACGGTTGAGTTTGGTAGCCCAGATTTGCTCCTGCGCTACAGAAAAAAGGAAATCAGTTCCGGTTCCTGTTTGTGGGTGCTTAAGGATCTCGAAGCCGCGCCCGTGGAGAAAGCTGCGTGGCGGATACCCTGCGGAGATGAAGCCCATATAGGATTTGTATCTAGCGTTACCTTTCTCTCGGCTCTTGTTTGTTCCATGTCCATTGTTCTAGCCATTCTAGTTTTTTGA
- the LOC120699997 gene encoding protein DA1-related 1-like isoform X2, with translation MVGESSRCRNLESMVQDIQAKLCKLSLELLSDITDNFSDEREIGRGGFGVVYKGVLENADVVAVKKLVSMPGVNDVQFENEVYHLMMLKHKNIVRFLGYCFETRHLCILHNGRYCFAEMPEKLLCLEYLPNGSLDRHISDESCGLDWHKRYGIIRGICSGLHYLHEESQTNTPIIHLDLKPGNILLTNEMVPRIADFGLSRLFGEQQSHIYATNTGGSFGYMAPEYLHKGIITKKSDIFSLGVIVIEIITGRRDTPDSTGLSMPDFIENVLEKWRNRLEDSRCTSLEKSCQQIRRCIEMGLNCVQFDETNRPTVKEIIDSLKRQDDMNLHVINEEKLPADQVEQLARAPQESLNAGSPPRQNVPDENVPHRRTCAGCDDPIGHGRFLSCMGSVWHPECFRCFACIKPISEYEFSMRKDQPYHRSCYKECFHPKCDVCDNFIPTNRHGLIEYRAHPFWMQKYCPSHEDDGTPRCCSCERMEVLPRVIEYATLDDGRKLCFECRLNSIMDTPECQHVCMDIQEFFEGLNMKVEQQIPSLLVERQALNEALEAEKNGHHLPETRGLCLSEEQIVRTILKRPQIGRGNRILDVITGPYKLSRQCEVTAILILYGLPRLLTGSILAHEMMHAYLRLKGFRNLSIEVEEGICQVLSHLWLESEIIAGSSSNVASSSSAPTFKKGTMTEFEKKLGAFFKNQIETDSSEVYGGGFRAGYLAVQRYGLRTTLDQMKLTGSFPC, from the exons ATGGTTGGTGAATCTAGCAGATGTCGTAACCTGGAGAGTATGGTACAAGACATACAAGCAAAACTATGCAAGCTATCATTAGAACTTTTATCAGATATCACAGACAACTTCTCAGATGAGCGAGAGATTGGCAGAGGTGGTTTTGGAGTGGTTTATAAG GGAGTGCTCGAAAATGCGGATGTAGTTGCTGTGAAGAAGCTTGTGTCCATGCCAGGAGTTAATGATGTACAATTTGAGAACGAGGTTTATCATCTTATGATGCTTAAGCACAAAAATATAGTTCGTTTTCTAGGATACTGCTTTGAAACACGACATCTATGCATACTGCATAACGGGAGATAttgttttgcggagatgccagAAAAGTTGCTTTGCTTGGAATATCTGCCAAATGGAAGCCTTGACAGACATATTTCAG ATGAATCTTGTGGACTTGATTGGCACAAGCGTTACGGAATAATTAGGGGCATCTGTTCTGGTTTACATTACCTTCATGAGGAAAGCCAAACAAATACTCCGATAATACACTTGGATCTAAAGCCTGGCAATATATTGCTAACAAATGAGATGGTGCCGAGAATTGCGGATTTTGGTCTCTCCAGGCTCTTTGGTGAACAACAATCTCATATTTATGCTACGAATACGGGTGGATCATT TGGTTACATGGCACCAGAATACTTGCACAAAGGAATAATAACAAAGAAGTCAGACATATTCAGCTTGGGAGTAATAGTCATAGAAATAATCACTGGACGCAGAGACACCCCTGATAGTACTGGGTTGTCTATGCCGGATTTCATTGAGAAT GTGCTTGAAAAGTGGAGGAATCGCTTGGAAGACTCAAGGTGCACATCACTGGAAAAGAGTTGCCAGCAAATAAGAAGATGCATTGAAATGGGTCTAAACTGTGTGCAATTTGATGAGACTAACAGACCCACAGTAAAAGAAATTATCGATAGTCTTAAAAGGCAGGATGATATGAATTTACATGTTATCAATGAGGAAAAGTTACCGGCAGACCAGGTAGAACAACTTGCACGAGCACCGCAGGAGAGCCTGAATGCCGGATCTCCTCCTCGACAGAATGTTCCTGATGAGAATGTACCTCATCGACG GACTTGTGCTGGATGCGATGACCCAATTGGCCATGGCCGTTTCCTTAGTTGTATGGGTTCAGTTTGGCATCCTGAGTGCTTCAgatgttttgcttgcatcaaGCCCATATCCGAGTATGAG TTTTCTATGCGCAAAGATCAGCCCTACCACAGATCCTGCTACAAAGAGTGTTTTCATCCAAAATGCGATGTTTGTGACAACTTT ATTCCAACAAATAGACATGGCCTCATTGAATACCGAGCACATCCTTTCTGGATGCAGAAGTACTGTCCTTCACATGAAGATGATGGCACTCCTAGGTGCTGCAGTTGTGAAAGAATGGAG GTGTTGCCTAGAGTGATCGAGTACGCAACATTAGATGATGGGAGGAAACTCTGCTTTGAATGCCGCCTCAATTCAATAATGGATACTCCAGAATGTCAACACGTTTGTATGGACATTCAAGAATTTTTTGAAGGTTTGAACATGAAAGTAGAACAGCAAATTCCATCACTTTTGGTTGAGAGACAGGCTCTGAATGAAGCATTGGAAGCTGAGAAAAAT GGGCACCACCTACCCGAAACCAGAGGTCTATGTCTTTCTGAAGAGCAAATTGTCAGAACG ATCTTAAAAAGACCACAGATCGGGCGAGGAAACAGAATCCTAGATGTGATTACAGGACCATACAAGCTGTCTCGGCAGTGTGAAGTGACTGCGATCCTTATATTATATGGTCTACCAAG GTTACTAACTGGATCCATTCTTGCCCACGAGATGATGCATGCATATCTTCGTCTCAAAG GTTTCCGAAATCTTAGTATTGAGGTTGAAGAGGGCATCTGCCAAGTTCTGTCCCACCTGTGGCTAGAGTCAGAAATCATCGCTGGTTCCAGTAGCAACGTCGCATCGTCATCTTCAGCACCTACCTTCAAGAAGGGCACGATGACCGAATTTGAGAAGAAGCTCGGAGCATTCTTCAAGAACCAGATCGAGACGGATTCTTCCGAGGTATATGGAGGTGGGTTCAGAGCTGGCTACCTGGCTGTCCAGCGCTATGGCTTGAGGACGACCCTTGATCAAATGAAGCTGACAGGGTCTTTCCCCTGTTGA